The following proteins come from a genomic window of Paenibacillus spongiae:
- a CDS encoding carbohydrate ABC transporter permease: protein MDAMMFVGPFVVMFTIFIVIPVLVAIYLSFTYFNTVEAPVFIGLKNYVNLLTQDNVFMMYVLPNTFKFSLLVGPGGYILSFFLAWLLSQISRKPRSLLTLAIYSPSMTAAVAMAVVWLVVFSGDAAGYLNNFLINLGVINDPIQWTQSPHYLMYIMIAVTLWNSMGVGFLAMLAGILNINQELYEAGSIDGIKNRLQEVWYITIPSMKPQMLFGAVMAVVGTFQAGDIGVQLSGANPTPQYSGQVIINHIQDYGFIRYDMGYASAVSVVLLIIVYGLSKICWRLFSEKD, encoded by the coding sequence ATGGACGCCATGATGTTCGTCGGGCCGTTCGTTGTGATGTTTACCATCTTTATCGTCATTCCGGTTCTTGTCGCGATTTATTTATCGTTTACATACTTCAACACCGTGGAAGCGCCTGTCTTTATCGGCTTGAAGAACTACGTCAATCTGTTGACCCAAGATAACGTATTCATGATGTACGTGCTTCCGAATACGTTCAAGTTCTCGCTCTTGGTGGGACCGGGCGGGTACATCCTATCGTTCTTTCTCGCATGGCTGCTGTCGCAAATTTCGAGAAAGCCGCGGTCGCTGCTGACCCTCGCGATCTATTCGCCGTCGATGACGGCGGCGGTCGCAATGGCCGTCGTATGGCTCGTCGTTTTCAGCGGCGACGCTGCCGGCTACTTGAACAATTTTCTCATCAATCTCGGTGTCATAAACGATCCGATTCAATGGACGCAATCGCCGCATTACTTGATGTACATCATGATCGCCGTCACGCTGTGGAACAGTATGGGCGTCGGGTTCCTGGCGATGCTGGCTGGGATATTGAACATCAACCAGGAGCTCTACGAGGCGGGATCGATCGATGGCATCAAGAACAGGCTGCAGGAAGTGTGGTATATTACGATCCCTTCCATGAAGCCGCAGATGCTGTTCGGCGCGGTCATGGCCGTCGTGGGCACGTTCCAGGCCGGCGATATCGGCGTTCAGCTGTCAGGCGCCAATCCGACGCCGCAGTATTCCGGTCAGGTTATCATCAACCACATTCAAGATTACGGCTTCATCCGCTACGACATGGGTTATGCCTCGGCAGTATCCGTCGTGCTGCTCATCATCGTATACGGCCTTTCCAAAATATGCTGGCGGCTTTTCTCGGAAAAAGATTGA
- a CDS encoding carbohydrate ABC transporter permease: MLKLLRKRREMLTGYMFVLPWMIGFLLFMAYPIYFSLNMSFHKVIISSEGIKKDYVGWNNFKNAFLTDPKYTEELVVFIQSVVFMIPIIIVFSMLVALLINQPIRLKGFFRAIFFLPVVITSGQVVKELFSQGAASVPIVERYGMIEFIQNNLDPTWSEPIISIIQQLIVILWYSGVQILIFLAGLQKVNTQVYEAASIDGASPWEIFWKITLPSIKPFILVNIIYTTVDLFTNSLNDVIELIKVHMFQIDTGFGYATSLAWIYFMVIFVILLLVVVIFGRNDDYNPRKAGG, from the coding sequence ATGCTGAAGCTGCTCCGAAAAAGAAGGGAAATGCTGACGGGTTACATGTTCGTTCTCCCGTGGATGATCGGCTTTCTGCTGTTTATGGCGTATCCGATTTATTTCTCCTTGAACATGAGCTTTCATAAAGTCATTATTTCGTCCGAAGGCATCAAGAAGGACTACGTCGGATGGAACAATTTCAAGAACGCGTTTCTGACCGACCCGAAGTATACGGAAGAGCTGGTCGTCTTCATTCAATCGGTCGTTTTCATGATTCCGATTATTATCGTGTTCTCCATGCTGGTTGCGCTGCTGATTAATCAGCCAATCCGGCTGAAAGGATTTTTCCGGGCGATCTTCTTCCTCCCGGTCGTCATCACAAGCGGCCAGGTGGTCAAGGAATTGTTCTCGCAGGGGGCCGCTTCCGTTCCGATCGTGGAGCGTTACGGCATGATCGAATTTATACAAAATAATTTGGACCCCACGTGGTCGGAGCCGATCATCTCCATTATTCAGCAGCTGATCGTCATCCTTTGGTATTCGGGCGTGCAGATCTTGATTTTCCTGGCGGGCCTTCAGAAGGTGAATACCCAGGTCTACGAAGCGGCTTCCATTGACGGGGCTTCGCCTTGGGAGATCTTCTGGAAGATCACGCTGCCCAGCATCAAGCCGTTTATCCTGGTCAACATCATTTACACGACCGTCGACTTGTTCACGAATTCATTGAACGACGTCATCGAGCTCATCAAAGTGCACATGTTCCAAATCGATACGGGCTTCGGGTACGCGACATCGCTGGCATGGATTTATTTTATGGTCATTTTTGTCATTCTGCTGCTCGTCGTGGTCATCTTCGGCAGAAACGATGATTACAACCCAAGAAAGGCAGGAGGGTGA
- a CDS encoding carbohydrate ABC transporter permease, whose amino-acid sequence MSSFHGSKANPTRFHRSQIKYYLFLILLAVFMILPIVFMFSQALKPLNELFLYPPRFLVENPTFKNFYDLMNVTSVTVIPMTRFLFNSIVMTGSVVVLSIVISAMAGFALSKMQFKSKKIIFEANIIALMFVPASVAIPRYLIVNELGLTDNMLGHIIPLLAMPVGLFLIKQFVDQIPNDMIEAASMDGATNFIIFRKVVIPVIMPALATVAILAFQMAWNNTETSEIYMNKETLRTFAFYMTTLTGNLENKVAGQGIAAAAALIMFVPNLIIFVFLQSRVMDTMAHSGLK is encoded by the coding sequence ATGAGCTCATTTCACGGAAGTAAAGCTAACCCGACAAGATTTCACAGAAGCCAAATCAAATACTACCTGTTTCTGATCTTGCTGGCCGTCTTTATGATCCTGCCGATCGTTTTCATGTTCTCGCAGGCATTGAAGCCGCTCAACGAATTGTTTCTGTACCCGCCGCGATTTCTGGTGGAAAATCCGACATTCAAAAACTTTTACGATCTCATGAATGTCACGAGCGTCACCGTCATCCCCATGACGAGGTTTCTGTTCAACAGTATCGTGATGACCGGCAGCGTCGTCGTGCTTAGCATCGTGATCAGCGCCATGGCCGGGTTTGCGCTTTCCAAGATGCAGTTCAAATCCAAGAAGATCATCTTCGAAGCCAACATCATCGCGTTAATGTTCGTTCCCGCCTCCGTGGCGATCCCGCGTTATTTGATCGTCAATGAGCTTGGGCTGACGGATAATATGCTCGGTCACATTATTCCGCTCCTGGCGATGCCGGTCGGACTGTTTCTGATCAAGCAGTTCGTCGACCAGATTCCCAATGATATGATCGAGGCGGCTTCCATGGACGGGGCCACGAATTTCATCATTTTTCGAAAGGTCGTTATCCCGGTCATCATGCCCGCGCTCGCTACGGTGGCCATCTTGGCCTTCCAGATGGCGTGGAACAATACGGAAACGTCCGAGATTTACATGAATAAAGAAACGCTCCGGACGTTTGCCTTCTATATGACGACGCTCACGGGTAATCTGGAGAACAAAGTTGCCGGTCAAGGGATTGCAGCCGCCGCTGCATTAATCATGTTCGTGCCCAACCTCATCATCTTTGTTTTCCTGCAAAGCAGAGTGATGGATACGATGGCGCATTCAGGGCTGAAATAG
- a CDS encoding carbohydrate ABC transporter permease, producing the protein MKTGIAPLRKAVKAADKTMMMNGLNKGRKILLGKQGNDGMIFKIVVYALLISIGFVYVYPILYMISQSFKSLEDLLDPTVMWLPKSLHWDNFVQAWKVLEFPKSFAASILNSVLPALAQTLSCALVGYGFARFKFPGKSIMLVFILFTFIIPVQVVMIPLFLMFKEYGMLGSPLPFIVPALFAGGIKSALFILIYMQFFRTIPKSLEESAGLDGAGAVKIFFRIMLPISVPAIVVVFLFSLVWHWNETYTASLYLGESMRTLPVMLQTFDLAFSQAMSSSSAGQEMVNINESIKLAGTVLIILPLLLLYLFAQKWFVEVVDKTGITGE; encoded by the coding sequence ATGAAGACAGGAATCGCGCCGCTGCGGAAGGCGGTCAAAGCCGCAGACAAAACGATGATGATGAATGGCTTGAACAAGGGGAGAAAAATTCTTCTCGGCAAGCAGGGCAATGACGGCATGATATTCAAAATCGTGGTGTACGCCCTGCTGATCAGCATCGGCTTCGTCTATGTGTATCCGATTCTGTACATGATTTCGCAAAGCTTCAAAAGCTTGGAGGACTTGCTCGATCCGACCGTGATGTGGCTGCCCAAATCGCTGCATTGGGACAACTTTGTTCAGGCATGGAAGGTACTGGAGTTTCCGAAGTCGTTCGCAGCTTCGATTTTGAACTCGGTTCTGCCTGCTCTCGCCCAAACCTTATCCTGTGCCTTGGTCGGATACGGATTCGCGAGATTCAAATTTCCAGGTAAAAGTATTATGCTTGTCTTTATTTTGTTCACGTTTATCATACCGGTGCAGGTCGTGATGATTCCGCTCTTTCTGATGTTCAAAGAATACGGCATGCTCGGCTCGCCGCTTCCGTTCATCGTCCCGGCCCTGTTTGCCGGCGGAATCAAGAGCGCATTGTTCATCCTGATCTACATGCAGTTTTTCAGAACGATACCGAAATCGCTGGAAGAATCGGCCGGACTCGACGGGGCGGGAGCGGTGAAGATTTTCTTCCGCATCATGTTGCCGATTTCCGTTCCGGCGATCGTGGTCGTGTTTCTGTTCTCGCTCGTCTGGCACTGGAACGAAACGTATACGGCCTCCCTCTATCTGGGAGAAAGCATGCGGACGCTTCCGGTTATGCTGCAAACCTTCGATTTGGCTTTCTCTCAAGCCATGTCTTCCAGCAGCGCCGGACAGGAAATGGTAAATATTAATGAATCGATCAAGCTGGCCGGCACCGTTCTGATTATATTACCGCTGCTCTTGTTGTACCTGTTCGCACAGAAGTGGTTCGTCGAGGTCGTCGACAAAACCGGAATTACCGGGGAGTGA
- a CDS encoding LacI family DNA-binding transcriptional regulator, translating into MTTIKDIAKMAGVSISTVSYALNNNNKVNVKTKEKILKAARQLNYQKNGIASDLKKSSTRTIALIVTDLAGPYYAELVKGIQEVTLSKGYDLLACSSVGGETSTAVKFLTEKRVDAAIVLAHNVSEDVIVHSARKQFPIALLDRTIDSEHVVSIEVDNEAGSHMAAEYLIGQGHRDIAYISGMAISELMYKRLNGFEKAMQERGLEGSKRLLQYGLFNRESGYSNTKMLIAQGNLPSAIMYANDEMAIGGINAFREHGIKVPSDVSIIGFDDIELAQYVRPALTTVMQPKYERGALAAHLIFQMLEGQSIEPFYNLPTKLVLRNSVTQKR; encoded by the coding sequence ATGACGACGATTAAAGATATCGCCAAGATGGCCGGAGTATCGATATCGACAGTGTCATACGCATTGAACAACAACAACAAGGTAAATGTGAAGACAAAAGAAAAGATATTGAAAGCCGCACGCCAATTAAATTATCAGAAGAATGGCATCGCATCCGATTTGAAAAAAAGCAGCACGCGCACGATCGCATTGATCGTAACCGATTTGGCCGGCCCGTATTATGCGGAATTGGTGAAAGGGATTCAGGAGGTTACGCTGTCCAAAGGATACGATCTGCTTGCGTGCAGCTCGGTCGGCGGGGAGACCTCCACCGCAGTCAAATTTCTGACGGAGAAGCGGGTCGACGCCGCCATCGTATTGGCTCACAACGTTAGCGAGGACGTGATTGTCCATTCGGCCCGAAAGCAGTTTCCCATCGCCCTGCTCGACAGAACGATCGACAGCGAGCATGTCGTCAGCATCGAAGTGGACAACGAAGCGGGCTCCCATATGGCTGCGGAATATTTGATCGGGCAGGGCCACCGGGACATTGCGTATATTAGCGGCATGGCCATCAGCGAGCTTATGTACAAGAGACTGAACGGCTTCGAGAAAGCGATGCAGGAGCGCGGGCTCGAAGGCTCGAAGAGGCTGCTTCAATACGGATTGTTCAATCGGGAGAGCGGTTACAGCAATACGAAGATGCTCATTGCGCAGGGCAATTTGCCAAGCGCGATCATGTATGCCAATGATGAAATGGCGATTGGCGGCATCAACGCATTCCGGGAGCACGGCATTAAAGTGCCGTCCGATGTTTCGATCATCGGGTTCGACGATATTGAACTGGCCCAATATGTCCGCCCGGCGCTGACCACGGTGATGCAGCCTAAGTATGAGAGAGGCGCTTTGGCCGCCCATCTGATCTTTCAAATGCTGGAAGGCCAGAGCATCGAACCATTCTACAATCTGCCTACTAAATTGGTGCTGCGGAATTCCGTGACGCAAAAACGCTGA
- a CDS encoding DUF5696 domain-containing protein, translated as MSTVTKAVSYIGLVALLFFGIGQWAVGEEKDSGEASRLPETREESSIQYQINSYTGPEKSGGAALASRQIPAGYKLAAESGSLELYAAQDLQSVMIRNQTSGYVWSSVPDEATIQKDQLNEEWGAAIRSPFLVEYFDENAMQKRGSYRSLGGKTKAMEQVPGGFKATYVLESIGVTFAMEVKLEDGSLVVKIPDKDIVENGKGKLSSIQPLPFLGAVRKDEIPGYMMIPDGSGALIRFQKEHPQYDQAFEGRIYGTDYAVESVESQFTLREQPILMPVFGLVHGVQQNGLLGIIEDGKYNSRISAYPSGVNTEYYWTSPKFMLRYPFFQPTSKNMGGFNTYQKERNHEDRQVRYMFLNGNDADYVGMAKAYRNYLQEKDVLSPNSDTKTDIPLKVEMLGAEKEPGLLGNKIVKMTSFDEAGSIIDSLMKDGITNISAVFRGWNNGGINGNNPDKFPVPGELGGEKKLAALNKELKEKGVSLFLYNDYMNAYGSNDNFSPKSEGIRTVGNQVFEDKYYLWADEESSADLTVYFMNPKVAGEIAAKDAARFDKMGIDSLAVDKAGWLLFSDSHPKNGMSRMESAGEYEKLSQTLLEKADQLAFYKPFDYLWKYADQMFEMPLYSSQYMFATDTVPFLQIVLHGYRDYFAPDVNYNANPQEYLLRMVEYGAYPSYDVMNEPSWKLKHTLSNHLFTSYFEDWRSDIKVTYDRVNAALKHVQTATIEQRNVIDWGIVEVTYSNGVKIAVNYRANDVQVGNQTVPAMDFVVTGGE; from the coding sequence GTGTCTACAGTTACTAAGGCGGTCAGTTATATCGGTCTCGTTGCGCTTCTGTTTTTCGGTATCGGGCAATGGGCAGTCGGGGAAGAGAAGGACAGCGGGGAAGCGAGCCGCCTTCCCGAAACGCGGGAAGAAAGTTCGATTCAATATCAAATCAACAGCTACACCGGTCCCGAGAAGAGCGGCGGCGCTGCGCTTGCATCGCGGCAAATTCCGGCCGGGTACAAGCTTGCGGCGGAGAGCGGCAGTCTGGAATTGTACGCCGCCCAAGATTTGCAGAGCGTCATGATCCGGAACCAAACAAGCGGCTATGTCTGGAGCTCCGTGCCGGACGAGGCGACGATTCAGAAGGATCAACTGAATGAAGAATGGGGCGCAGCCATCCGGTCGCCTTTCCTGGTCGAGTATTTCGATGAGAATGCGATGCAGAAGCGCGGCAGCTACCGTTCCCTCGGCGGGAAGACGAAGGCGATGGAGCAGGTTCCGGGCGGTTTCAAAGCCACGTACGTTCTGGAATCGATCGGCGTCACCTTCGCCATGGAAGTGAAGCTGGAAGACGGCTCGCTCGTCGTGAAGATTCCCGACAAGGATATCGTGGAGAACGGCAAGGGGAAATTGTCGTCCATTCAGCCGCTTCCGTTTCTAGGGGCCGTCCGGAAGGACGAGATCCCGGGCTACATGATGATTCCGGACGGCAGCGGGGCGCTCATCCGTTTCCAGAAGGAGCATCCGCAATACGATCAGGCGTTTGAAGGCAGGATCTATGGCACGGACTATGCCGTAGAATCGGTCGAGAGCCAATTTACCTTGCGCGAACAGCCGATCCTGATGCCGGTATTCGGCCTGGTTCACGGTGTTCAGCAGAACGGTCTGCTCGGCATCATTGAAGACGGCAAATACAATTCCCGGATTTCCGCCTATCCGAGCGGCGTCAATACGGAATATTATTGGACGTCGCCCAAATTCATGCTTCGCTACCCGTTCTTCCAGCCCACAAGCAAAAATATGGGCGGATTCAACACGTACCAGAAGGAACGAAATCATGAAGACCGCCAAGTGCGGTACATGTTCCTAAACGGGAATGACGCGGATTATGTGGGGATGGCGAAGGCATACCGAAACTATCTTCAAGAGAAGGACGTCCTCTCGCCCAATAGCGATACGAAGACCGACATCCCGTTAAAGGTAGAAATGCTCGGGGCAGAGAAGGAGCCGGGTCTGCTCGGCAATAAAATCGTCAAGATGACGAGCTTCGATGAAGCCGGGAGCATCATTGACAGCCTGATGAAGGACGGGATCACGAACATATCCGCCGTCTTCAGGGGATGGAACAACGGGGGGATCAACGGCAACAACCCCGATAAGTTTCCGGTCCCCGGCGAGCTTGGCGGGGAGAAGAAGCTCGCTGCCCTGAACAAGGAGCTGAAGGAGAAAGGCGTCTCGTTATTTCTATATAACGACTATATGAATGCTTACGGCAGCAACGACAATTTCAGTCCCAAGTCGGAAGGCATCCGCACCGTCGGCAATCAGGTATTTGAAGATAAATACTATTTGTGGGCCGATGAGGAGAGCAGTGCCGATCTAACCGTCTATTTCATGAACCCGAAGGTTGCGGGTGAAATCGCCGCGAAGGATGCAGCCCGTTTCGACAAAATGGGCATCGACTCTCTTGCCGTCGATAAGGCGGGCTGGCTGCTATTCTCGGATTCCCATCCGAAGAACGGCATGTCCCGCATGGAGTCGGCCGGCGAATATGAGAAGCTGAGTCAGACGCTGCTCGAAAAAGCGGATCAATTGGCCTTCTATAAGCCGTTTGACTACTTGTGGAAGTACGCGGATCAAATGTTCGAAATGCCGCTTTATTCATCGCAGTATATGTTTGCGACCGATACGGTGCCTTTCCTGCAAATCGTCCTGCACGGCTATCGCGATTATTTCGCGCCGGATGTGAATTACAACGCGAACCCGCAGGAATATTTGCTCCGCATGGTAGAGTACGGGGCGTACCCATCCTATGATGTGATGAACGAGCCGTCGTGGAAATTGAAGCACACGCTGTCCAACCATCTGTTCACCTCGTATTTCGAGGATTGGAGAAGCGACATCAAAGTCACTTACGACAGAGTAAATGCAGCCTTGAAGCACGTTCAGACCGCTACGATCGAGCAGCGAAACGTGATTGACTGGGGCATCGTCGAGGTGACCTACTCGAACGGCGTAAAGATTGCCGTGAATTACAGGGCGAATGACGTTCAGGTCGGAAACCAGACGGTTCCGGCAATGGATTTCGTCGTGACGGGAGGGGAATAA
- a CDS encoding YIP1 family protein, with the protein MVKYKWMLLIAVIALLIQPSAALANAPYMTFTFDDDGEPIWTQSAYLPAGAVDGFNIVEKDENGEEKKVPLSRPEDIFIDSRDQVYVADTGNARIVVFDQWGNHIRTIGKDVLGKPTGVFVDEEGTVYVADYRNEKIYMFREDGTLINEFGKPKSHLFGKNDPFKPMKVIADKRKNIYVVGEGTIGGLIQISSEGEFYGYFGGNTTDFNLKRYIQRLFYTQAQMDKLNKQLPPSATNVAIDSEGLVFTSTVGTNNNGIKKLNVAGKNLLKDVWSFRDLADVTVDSIGNIYAIDSFRGRITVYDQDGNTLFVFGGTDVGSQRLGLFKAPSGIAVSSDGRLFITDKQRNNIQILKPTEFTKIVHEALVYYMDGKYAKSEQPWRNVLRLNSMFDLAHTGLGMAAMKQGDFSKGLEEFEVAGNKEEYSNAYWEIRRVWLMKHTSKFLIGIVLLFAVIVILRKLYRRYGLGKQAVNGWKWFWSRKLPSQLLHTLRIMRHPVDGYYELETGGKASVLSATILLVLVFLVRLFEIYQTNFLFAGWDVKKINVMNEFLKIYVPFFAWVIANYLVSTINDGEGKFKDIYKGSVYALSPYIVFAGPVAVMSQGLTQLEFVIYNFASTCIMLYSAFLMFMMVKEIHGYEIGQSVKNIVLTIIGMLIMALLAFILFGLSNQVTDFMYSIFQEVKYRVYSY; encoded by the coding sequence ATGGTGAAGTACAAATGGATGCTGCTAATCGCCGTCATCGCGCTGTTGATTCAGCCGAGCGCGGCATTGGCCAATGCGCCTTACATGACGTTTACGTTCGATGATGACGGAGAGCCGATCTGGACCCAGAGCGCCTATTTGCCAGCGGGAGCCGTGGACGGATTCAACATTGTCGAAAAGGATGAGAACGGCGAAGAGAAGAAGGTTCCGCTGTCCCGCCCGGAAGATATTTTTATCGACAGCCGCGACCAGGTGTATGTGGCCGACACGGGTAATGCGCGAATCGTGGTGTTCGATCAATGGGGCAATCATATTCGGACGATCGGGAAGGACGTGCTGGGCAAGCCGACCGGCGTGTTCGTCGATGAGGAAGGCACCGTCTATGTCGCCGATTACCGCAATGAAAAAATTTATATGTTCCGTGAGGACGGAACGTTAATCAACGAATTCGGCAAACCGAAATCCCATCTGTTCGGGAAGAATGACCCGTTCAAACCGATGAAAGTGATCGCGGACAAACGCAAGAACATTTATGTCGTCGGCGAGGGTACGATCGGCGGGTTGATCCAAATCAGTTCGGAAGGCGAATTCTACGGCTATTTCGGAGGCAATACAACCGATTTCAATTTGAAACGATATATCCAGCGGTTATTCTACACGCAAGCCCAGATGGACAAATTGAATAAGCAGCTTCCGCCGTCCGCGACGAACGTGGCCATCGACAGCGAAGGACTCGTGTTTACCAGCACGGTCGGCACAAACAATAACGGCATCAAGAAACTGAACGTGGCGGGCAAAAACCTGTTGAAGGATGTGTGGTCGTTTCGGGATTTGGCGGACGTTACCGTCGATTCGATCGGCAACATCTACGCCATCGATTCCTTCCGGGGACGGATTACGGTATACGATCAGGACGGCAATACCCTCTTCGTATTCGGCGGCACCGACGTGGGAAGCCAGCGGCTGGGGCTGTTCAAGGCGCCAAGCGGCATTGCCGTCAGCTCGGACGGACGGCTGTTTATTACCGATAAGCAGCGCAACAACATCCAAATTTTGAAACCGACCGAATTTACGAAGATCGTGCATGAAGCGCTTGTCTATTACATGGACGGCAAATATGCGAAGAGCGAGCAGCCTTGGCGCAACGTGCTCCGGCTCAACAGCATGTTCGACCTGGCGCATACCGGCCTGGGAATGGCCGCCATGAAGCAGGGGGATTTCTCCAAAGGGCTGGAAGAGTTCGAGGTTGCCGGCAACAAGGAGGAATATTCCAACGCGTATTGGGAAATCCGCCGGGTATGGCTGATGAAGCATACCTCCAAATTTCTAATCGGCATCGTACTGCTGTTCGCGGTGATCGTGATCTTGAGGAAGCTGTATCGCCGATACGGGCTTGGGAAGCAGGCGGTGAACGGCTGGAAATGGTTCTGGAGCCGCAAGCTCCCGTCGCAGCTTCTGCATACGCTGCGTATCATGAGGCATCCGGTGGACGGGTATTACGAGCTGGAAACGGGAGGCAAGGCCTCCGTGTTATCGGCCACGATTCTGCTCGTTCTGGTGTTCCTGGTCCGATTGTTCGAAATCTACCAGACCAATTTCCTGTTCGCGGGCTGGGATGTCAAGAAGATCAACGTGATGAACGAGTTCCTGAAAATCTATGTCCCGTTCTTCGCCTGGGTCATTGCGAACTATTTGGTCAGCACCATCAACGACGGGGAAGGCAAGTTCAAAGATATTTATAAGGGATCGGTCTACGCGCTTAGCCCTTATATCGTGTTCGCCGGACCGGTAGCGGTCATGTCGCAAGGATTGACCCAGCTGGAGTTCGTCATTTACAATTTCGCTTCGACCTGTATCATGCTGTATTCCGCTTTCCTCATGTTCATGATGGTGAAGGAAATTCACGGCTACGAAATCGGGCAAAGCGTGAAAAATATTGTGCTGACGATCATCGGGATGCTGATCATGGCACTGCTCGCCTTCATCCTGTTTGGACTGTCCAATCAGGTAACGGACTTTATGTATTCTATCTTCCAAGAGGTGAAGTATCGTGTCTACAGTTACTAA
- a CDS encoding glucoamylase family protein: MHTNRLIVTLLFSSTFLAAGCSNDAGGGRGVAASVDKTVDAMLEEESRASFDFFWLEANTDAASDGYGLIADRAPGNPGVSSVASTGFGLTALAIGAERGWVEKEAARERALGTIDTLLWNAEKEHGFLYHFLNMQDGTRASGSEVSVIDTAIAVNGALTAGVYFGGETMEKAKAFADQVEWPWFRDPAVNQFYMGYSPENGFSGYWDYYAEQLMMYILAAGSKTHPLSGDMFYAFERSSRAYGEGEPFIHSWYGSLFTHQFSHAWFDFRGYQDREGVDWWANSVIASEASRQHAIDLSGTFKTFGPHAWGLTASDGPNGYNGRYGSPPSDRDDREHFTDGTVAPAAALGSIVFTPEASIAALKHYRSKPELWSEYGLADAYNEAITPKWVGTDVIGIDKGITLLMIENYRSGFVWDLYMKNDYVQAGAKAIGLVPQTEDVTAN, from the coding sequence ATGCATACGAATAGATTGATAGTGACACTTCTGTTTTCCTCGACCTTTCTTGCGGCGGGCTGTTCGAACGACGCCGGAGGCGGAAGAGGGGTAGCCGCCAGCGTCGATAAAACGGTGGATGCGATGCTGGAGGAAGAAAGCCGCGCGAGCTTCGACTTCTTCTGGCTCGAAGCCAATACCGACGCCGCGAGCGACGGTTACGGCCTCATCGCCGACCGGGCGCCGGGCAACCCCGGTGTGTCGAGCGTTGCCTCGACCGGCTTCGGCTTGACCGCACTGGCCATAGGCGCCGAGCGCGGCTGGGTAGAGAAGGAAGCGGCGAGGGAACGGGCGCTCGGCACGATCGATACGCTCCTGTGGAATGCGGAGAAGGAGCACGGGTTTCTGTACCATTTTCTAAACATGCAGGACGGAACGCGGGCAAGCGGCAGCGAGGTTTCGGTTATCGATACGGCGATCGCCGTGAACGGGGCTCTAACGGCAGGCGTTTATTTCGGCGGGGAAACGATGGAGAAAGCGAAAGCGTTTGCAGATCAGGTGGAATGGCCGTGGTTCAGGGATCCGGCTGTCAATCAGTTCTACATGGGATATTCGCCTGAGAACGGCTTCAGCGGCTATTGGGATTACTACGCGGAGCAGCTAATGATGTATATCTTGGCCGCGGGGTCTAAGACGCATCCCCTAAGCGGTGACATGTTCTATGCTTTCGAGCGAAGCTCCAGAGCCTACGGGGAGGGCGAACCGTTTATCCATTCCTGGTACGGGTCGCTGTTCACGCATCAATTCTCCCACGCCTGGTTCGATTTCCGGGGCTACCAGGACCGCGAAGGCGTGGATTGGTGGGCGAACTCGGTGATCGCATCCGAGGCGAGCCGCCAGCATGCGATCGATTTGTCAGGAACATTCAAGACCTTCGGTCCTCATGCATGGGGCTTGACGGCGAGCGACGGTCCGAATGGCTATAATGGCCGCTACGGATCGCCGCCCTCCGACCGCGACGACCGGGAGCATTTCACGGACGGAACAGTGGCGCCGGCGGCCGCGCTCGGTTCCATCGTATTCACGCCCGAAGCGTCGATTGCGGCATTGAAGCATTATCGCAGCAAACCGGAGCTGTGGAGCGAATACGGCTTGGCCGACGCTTATAATGAAGCCATCACGCCGAAGTGGGTCGGCACGGATGTGATCGGTATCGACAAAGGCATTACGCTTCTGATGATCGAGAACTACCGGAGCGGTTTTGTATGGGACTTATACATGAAGAACGATTACGTGCAGGCGGGAGCAAAGGCCATCGGGCTCGTCCCGCAGACGGAAGACGTGACAGCGAATTAA